One Salarias fasciatus chromosome 9, fSalaFa1.1, whole genome shotgun sequence DNA segment encodes these proteins:
- the LOC115394769 gene encoding sialoadhesin-like, whose product VAVWIKDDAPFQNHPERIVFNSSNEVNYPDISIIGDLRERDCTTKFERFKLEKSTKFFFRIENESFKATATLDPVEIKLTDSPPRPRLEVSADLKDLKEKESVTVTCSALTPCSHSPPQLTWSLQQDAHSQTEENTDGTFSTQFQKTLTLSDTHDGFNLSCSAVYPVAGGEPVKTPETELTLSVSYSPKDTTVSISPSGSWVTLTCSSRAKPAVSSFTWFKNSDHGPIKVSEGDFYTFNVADITDPASFYCVTKNSLGNQTSLWIHVNKADTTAFISPSGSWVTLTCSSRAKPAVSNFTWFKNSDHGPIKVSEGDFYTFNVANTTDPV is encoded by the exons gttGCAGTGTGGATTAAAGATGATGCACCTTTTCAGAATCATCCAGAACGAATAGTTTTTAACAGCAGTAATGAAGTTAACTACCCTGATATCAGCATCATTGGAGACCTGAGAGAAAGAGACTGCACCACCAAGTTTGAGAGATTCAAACTTGAAAAATCCACAAAGTTCTTCTTTAGAATTGAGAATGAATCATTCAAGGCAACAGCTACTTTAGATCCTGTTGAGATTAAACTGACAG ATTCTCCTCCGAGGCCCAGATTAGAAGTCTCAGCTGATCTGAAggacctgaaggagaaggagtctgTCACTGTAACCTGCTCAGCTCTCACTCCCTGTTCACACTCCCCTCCTCaactcacctggagcctccAACAAGACGCTCACAGCCAaactgaggaaaacacagatgGAACCTTCAGCACTCAGTTCCAGAAGACCCTcactctgtcagacacacatGATGGATTCaacctcagctgctctgctgtgtatcctgttgctggaggagaacctgtgAAAACACCTGAGACAGAGTTAACTCTCAGTGTTTCAT ATTCTCCTAAAGACACGACAgtctccatcagtccatcagggaGCTGGGTGACCctgacctgctccagcagagccaaacctgccgtcagcagcttcacctggtTCAAGAACAGTGACCATGGACCCATCAAAGTGTCTGAAGGAGACTTTTACACCTTTAATGTGGCCGACATAACAGATCCAGCAAGTTTTTACTGTGTAACTAAAAATTCTCTTGGTAATCAGACGTCATTGTGGATTCATGTGAACAAAGCAG ACACGACAGCcttcatcagtccatcagggaGCTGGGTGACCctgacctgctccagcagagccaaACCTGCCGTCAGCAACTTCACCTGGTTCAAGAACAGTGACCATGGGCCCATCAAAGTGTCTGAAGGAGACTTTTACACCTTTAATGTGGCCAACACAACAGATCCA GTTTAG
- the LOC115394141 gene encoding sialoadhesin-like yields the protein MFLLLTVFFLPAVLVHCGGDKADLFITAPRSLEAVNGSCLIIPCSFTPASEEGFDNRRRVVAVWIKDDAPFRDHPERIVFKSSDAVKYPDISIIGDLRERDCTTKFNIVKLEKTTKFFFRIENESFKATADLHPVEIKLKGSPPRPRLEVSGDLKDLKEKESVTVTCSALTPCSHSPPQLTWSLQQDAHSQTEENTEGAFSTEIQKTLTLSDTHDGFSLSCSAVYPVAGGEPVKTPETELTLRVSYAPKDTTVSISPSGSWVTLTCSSRAKPAVSSFTWFKNSDHGPIKVSEGDFYTFNVANTTDPASFQCVAENSLGNQTSLWIHVNKADELKIELVFKTLMILQVVSLYCTIIIFECWFRWRHCRKQVKDSPEADDVNTVNESPASWATRRNPRR from the exons atgtttcttcttctgactgttttcttcctcccag ctgttttggtTCATTGTGGCGGTGACAAAGCTGATCTCTTCATCACTGCACCGAGGAGTCTGGAAGCAGTGAATGGATCCTGTTTGATTATCCCCTGTAGCTTCACACCTGCTTCAGAGGAAGGCTTTGACAACAGAAGAAGAGTAGTTGCAGTGTGGATTAAAGATGATGCACCTTTTCGGGATCATCCAGAAAGAATAGTTTTTAAAAGCAGTGATGCAGTTAAATACCCTGATATCAGCATCATTGGAGACCTGAGAGAAAGAGACTGTACCACCAAGTTTAATATTGTCAAACTTGAAAAAACCACAAAGTTCTTCTTTAGAATTGAGAATGAATCGTTCAAGGCAACAGCTGATTTACATCCTGTTGAGATTAAACTTAAAG gttctcctccgaGGCCCAGATTAGAAGTCTCAGGTGATCTGAAggacctgaaggagaaggagtctgTCACTGTAACCTGCTCAGCTCTCACTCCCTGTTCACACTCCCCTCCTCaactcacctggagcctccAACAAGACGCTCACAGCCAaactgaggaaaacacagaaggaGCCTTCAGCACTGAGATCCAGAAGACCCTcactctgtcagacacacatGATGGATTCagcctcagctgctctgctgtgtatcctgttgctggaggagaacctgtgAAAACACCTGAGACAGAGTTAACTCTCAGGGTTTCAT ATGCTCCTAAAGACACCACAgtctccatcagtccatcagggaGCTGGGTGACCctgacctgctccagcagagccaaacctgccgtcagcagcttcacctggtTCAAGAACAGTGACCATGGACCCATCAAAGTGTCTGAAGGAGACTTTTACACTTTTAATGTGGCCAACACAACAGATCCAGCaagttttcagtgtgtggcTGAAAATTCTCTCGGTAATCAGACGTCATTGTGGATTCATGTGAACAAAGCAG atgaACTGAAGATTGAACTCGTCTTCAAAACACTGATGATCCTTCAGGTTGTATCTCTCTACTGTACGATCATCATCTTTGAGTG ctGGTTCAGATGGAGACATTGCCGCAAACAAGTGAAG GACTCACCAGAAGCAGATGACGTCAATACAGTGAATGAAAGTCCAGCATCATGGGCCACAAGGAGAAACCCAAGACGTTAA
- the LOC115394770 gene encoding B-cell receptor CD22-like, translating into MLMLKQVKKQFSCFKTCVSCKTAGSPPRPRLEVSADLKDLKEKESVTVTCSALTPCSHSPPQLTWSLQQDAHSQTEENTDGTFSTQIQKTLTLSDTHDGFSLSCSAVYPVAGGEPVKTPETELTLSVSYSPKDTTVSISPSGSWVTLTCSSRAKPAVSSFTWFKNSDHGPIKVSEEDFYTFNVANITDPESFYCVTKNSLGNQTSLWIHVNKADTTVSISPSGSWVTLTCSSRAKPAVSSFTWFKNSDHGPIKVSEGDFYTFNVANTTDPASFYCVDENALDELRIELVLKTLMILQVVSLYCTIIIFECWFKWRHCRKQVKDSPEADYVNTVNESPA; encoded by the exons aTGTTGATGTTGAAACAGGTGAAGAAGCAGTTCAGCTG ttttaaaacgtgtgtttcaTGCAAaactgcaggttctcctccgaGGCCCAGATTAGAAGTCTCAGCTGATCTGAAggacctgaaggagaaggagtctgTCACTGTAACCTGCTCAGCTCTCACTCCCTGTTCACACTCCCCTCCTCaactcacctggagcctccAACAAGACGCTCACAGCCAaactgaggaaaacacagatgGAACCTTCAGCACTCAGATCCAGAAGACCCTcactctgtcagacacacatGATGGATTCagcctcagctgctctgctgtgtatcctgttgctggaggagaacctgtgAAAACACCTGAGACAGAGTTAACTCTCAGTGTTTCAT ATTCTCCTAAAGACACCACAgtctccatcagtccatcagggaGCTGGGTGACCctgacctgctccagcagagccaaacctgccgtcagcagcttcacctggtTCAAGAACAGTGACCATGGACCCATCAAAGTGTCTGAAGAAGACTTTTACACCTTTAATGTGGCCAACATAACCGATCCAGAAAGTTTTTACTGTGTAACTAAAAATTCTCTCGGTAATCAGACGTCATTGTGGATTCATGTGAACAAAGCAG ACACTACAgtctccatcagtccatcagggaGCTGGGTGACCctgacctgctccagcagagccaaacctgccgtcagcagcttcacctggtTCAAGAACAGTGACCATGGACCCATCAAAGTGTCTGAAGGAGACTTTTACACCTTTAATGTGGCCAACACAACAGATCCAGCAAGTTTTTACTGCGTGGATGAAAATGCTCTTG atgaACTGAGGATTGAACTCGTCCTCAAAACACTGATGATCCTTCAGGTTGTATCTCTCTACTGTACAATCATCATCTTTGAGTG ctGGTTCAAATGGAGACATTGCCGCAAACAAGTGAAG GACTCACCAGAAGCAGACTACGTGAACACAGTGAATGAAAGTCCAGCATAA